The sequence CGTTGCCCGGGATCGGGTAGTCGACCTCGTCCGGGTCGCAGTTGGTGTCCAGGATCGCGACGACCGGGATGTTCAGCTTGCGAGCCTCGCCGACGGCGATGTGCTCCTTCTTCGTGTCGACGATCCACACCGCGCTCGGGACCTTCGACATGTCGCGGATACCGCCGAGGGTCTTCTCGAGCTTGTCCTTCTCGCGGGTCAGCGTCAGGATCTCGCGCTTGGTGAGGCCCGCGAAGCCGCCGGTCTGCTCCTGCGACTCGAGCTCCTTGAGGCGGAGGAGGCGCTTGTGCACGGTCTGGAAGTTGGTCAGCATGCCGCCGAGCCAGCGCTGGTTGACGTAGGGCATGCCTACGCGCGCGGCCTCGTTGGCGATGGCTTCCTGGGCCTGCTTCTTGGTGCCGACGAACATGATCGTGCCACCGTGCGCGACGGTTTCCTTGATG is a genomic window of Amycolatopsis lexingtonensis containing:
- the rpsB gene encoding 30S ribosomal protein S2, producing MAVVTMKQLLDSGVHFGHQTRRWNPKMKRYIFTERNGIYIIDLQQTLTYIDRAFEFIKETVAHGGTIMFVGTKKQAQEAIANEAARVGMPYVNQRWLGGMLTNFQTVHKRLLRLKELESQEQTGGFAGLTKREILTLTREKDKLEKTLGGIRDMSKVPSAVWIVDTKKEHIAVGEARKLNIPVVAILDTNCDPDEVDYPIPGNDDAIRSAALLTKVVAEAAAAGLMARSSRNGASADAKPEPGVAADEPLAEWEKELLAGSETAAADATAAADATEAAAATEAATEQATASS